In the genome of Bosea sp. ANAM02, the window ACGATCCGTCGCATCCGCCATGGCCGCTCCTTCGGCTATCGTGACGCCGAGGGTGCGAAGGTCACGGATGAGGAGACTTTGGCCCGCATCCGCTCGCTGGCCATTCCACCGGCCTATGCGGATGTCCGCATCGCCGCCGATCCGCGCGCCCATCTCCAGGCCATCGGGCATGACGAGGCCGGCCGCGTGCAGCACCGTTACCACCCCGATTGGGAGAAGGTGCGCGAGCGTCGCAAGCTCAAGCGGCTTGCCCGGCTGATCGAGGCCCTGCCGAAGCTACGTGCCCGTATCGCGGCCGACTTGAAGGCGCGGACATTGTCGCGCGACAAGGCGCTGGCCTGCGCGGCGGCGATCATCGACCGCTGCCATCTGCGCGTCGGCAACGAGGCCTACGCAAAAGAGAATGGCAGCCACGGCACCTCGACCCTCCTCAAGCGCCACGCCACGCTGACGGGCACGCGGGTCGCGCTGCATTTCCGCGGAAAGAGCGGCAAGGAGATTTCCTGCGCGATCGAGGATGCGCCGCTGGCCCGCGCGCTTGCCCGGATCACCACCCTGCCCGGCCGGCGCCTGCTGCAGCACAAGACCGAAGACGGCTCCGTCGCGCCGATCCATGCGGCGGAGATCAACGCCTATCTCAAGCGCGCCTGCGATCTGCCCATCAGCAGCAAGGACCTGCGCATGCTCGCCGCCAATGCCGCGGCGGCCGAACTGCTCCTCGCCGGCGAGGCGGTGGCGAGCGAGGCCGGGCGCAAGCGCCAGCTCGCCGACATCATGCGCTCGATCTCGGAGAAGCTGGTCAATACGCCGGCCGTCGTCCGCAAGAGCTATGTCCACGCGATCGTCATCGACGCCTATGCCAGCGGCCGCCTGCAGAAGAGCTACGCGAAGGCGCGCGCCAAGCCCGGCTGCTCGCGCATCGAGCGGGCTCTGGGCCTGCTGGCTGCCTGACGAAAAAAGATCCGGCCCCCATGGAACCGAAAGGCCCGATTCGACGTTCCGTCGCCGCTGAATCGTCGCGGCGGAGGCGGATATGGACGAAGAACGGATAACCCGGATAGCGCGGGCGATGTGCTGCGCCGCACGGCTCGATCCCGATAAGCCGGCCGGAAATGCCGGTCCTTATACGATGTCGATGCGGGAGCCGGGCCACGACACGCCGCAGCCGGCCTGGATGCTGTTCCGCCGGGAAGCCGCCTTGTTCGCGTCCCGCCATCGCGGCGCCGCCGTCAGCGTCTGATCCATTCTCGGAAGCGGTCGTTCGCCCGCAGGCGATAACGAGCATAGCAGGTCCCGACACCCCATGGAGCCGGGTCTTCCGTCGTTACTGCGCTTCAGATCGACTTGAAGCTTGGATAATGGCCCCGATAG includes:
- a CDS encoding DNA topoisomerase IB; amino-acid sequence: MPVSPHARRPAAATRLRRVSSDELTIRRIRHGRSFGYRDAEGAKVTDEETLARIRSLAIPPAYADVRIAADPRAHLQAIGHDEAGRVQHRYHPDWEKVRERRKLKRLARLIEALPKLRARIAADLKARTLSRDKALACAAAIIDRCHLRVGNEAYAKENGSHGTSTLLKRHATLTGTRVALHFRGKSGKEISCAIEDAPLARALARITTLPGRRLLQHKTEDGSVAPIHAAEINAYLKRACDLPISSKDLRMLAANAAAAELLLAGEAVASEAGRKRQLADIMRSISEKLVNTPAVVRKSYVHAIVIDAYASGRLQKSYAKARAKPGCSRIERALGLLAA